The Sphingosinithalassobacter sp. CS137 genome includes a region encoding these proteins:
- a CDS encoding ATP-dependent DNA helicase gives MAALPHPAIHASHSGVWIATPDGETRVAGRGEAIRLAADTPVLLLNAPLVGQRLGHPELSGLDLLELFAFLRPARFMVPTPKGLARAVDLSPPETDADVAPFLREAAASLLAMAETDWPEREGAWHAVQSLMRLRWPWAPALVQRIAQPERAERWLFSKLPEWSEQPPRPAPRTVTLDEGAVASRLAQLTGSAAERRQGQRDYAAAAAHAFAPRDRRDAPNLVLAEAGTGIGKTLGYLAPASLWAESAEGAVWVSTYTKALQRQLGHEGERLFPDPATRKRRIVTRKGRENYLCLLNLEDALQGGFAGRAAILAQLVARWAAYSADGDMVGGDLPGWLPTLFRRNGSTALTDRRGECIYAGCPHYRKCFIERAARASADADIVIANHALVMVNAARGREATTRPTRYVFDEGHHLFEAADAMFSTALSGQEAIELRRWVTGPESGSRGRRRGLAARLSDVASYDEEGGRAISAAVDAARALPSDGWLQRLNEGQPFGPIEALLAAVRGLTYARSEKEGDAGYGLETELAEPDAALVDAAGPAGEALDALLRPLVTLGRRLEAVLADAPDWMDAPARARIEGAIASLGWRTDTVGAWLALIARIGGPADPAFVDWLAVDRIEGREFDVGLHRHWLDPAKPFAETVLKPAHGALVTSATLRAGGDWDVAEARAGAVHLPLTPARFEAPSPFDYGNQAEVLIVTDVKRGDMPGLANAYARLIVAAGGGTLGLFTAVRRLRAVHARIADRLAREGLPLNAQHVDPIDTGTLVDIFRDDPRASLLGTDALRDGVDVPGDSLRLVVMEGVPWPKPTVLHAARRLADGGKAYDDRIVRARLAQAFGRLIRRADDRGTFVLLSAAMPTRLLAAFPPGTPVARVTLDEAIARVRLSSGAGLRHEAPATA, from the coding sequence TTGGCCGCCCTCCCGCATCCCGCGATCCACGCCAGCCACTCCGGCGTGTGGATCGCCACGCCCGACGGCGAGACGCGAGTCGCCGGACGCGGTGAGGCGATCCGGCTCGCCGCCGACACGCCGGTGCTGCTGCTCAACGCGCCGCTGGTGGGGCAGCGGCTGGGCCATCCCGAGCTTTCCGGTCTCGACCTGCTCGAGCTCTTCGCCTTTCTGCGCCCCGCGCGCTTCATGGTGCCCACGCCCAAGGGGCTTGCCCGTGCGGTCGATCTGTCGCCGCCCGAAACCGATGCCGATGTCGCGCCCTTCCTGCGCGAAGCCGCGGCGTCGCTGCTGGCGATGGCCGAAACCGACTGGCCCGAGCGCGAGGGCGCGTGGCACGCCGTCCAGTCGCTGATGCGGCTGCGCTGGCCCTGGGCCCCCGCGCTCGTCCAGCGGATCGCACAGCCGGAGCGCGCCGAGCGCTGGCTGTTCTCGAAGCTGCCCGAATGGAGCGAACAGCCGCCGCGCCCCGCCCCACGCACCGTGACGCTCGACGAAGGCGCCGTCGCCAGCCGGCTCGCGCAGCTCACCGGCAGCGCCGCCGAGCGCCGCCAGGGCCAGCGCGACTATGCCGCCGCCGCCGCGCACGCCTTCGCACCGCGCGATCGCCGCGACGCGCCCAATCTGGTCCTCGCCGAAGCGGGCACCGGCATCGGCAAGACGCTCGGCTATCTCGCCCCCGCCTCGCTCTGGGCCGAATCGGCCGAGGGTGCGGTCTGGGTCTCGACCTATACCAAGGCGCTGCAACGCCAGCTCGGCCATGAGGGCGAGCGGCTGTTCCCCGATCCGGCGACTCGCAAGCGCCGCATTGTCACCCGCAAGGGGCGCGAGAACTATCTCTGCCTGCTCAATCTCGAGGATGCGCTACAGGGTGGATTCGCCGGCCGCGCGGCGATCCTGGCGCAGCTCGTCGCGCGCTGGGCCGCCTATAGCGCCGATGGCGACATGGTGGGTGGCGACCTGCCCGGCTGGCTGCCGACGCTCTTTCGCCGCAACGGGTCGACCGCGCTCACCGACAGGCGCGGCGAGTGCATCTACGCCGGCTGCCCGCATTATCGGAAATGCTTCATCGAGCGGGCGGCGCGCGCCTCGGCCGACGCCGATATCGTCATCGCCAATCACGCGCTGGTGATGGTCAACGCCGCGCGCGGGCGCGAGGCGACGACTCGCCCCACTCGCTATGTCTTCGACGAAGGGCATCATCTCTTCGAGGCGGCCGATGCGATGTTCTCGACCGCGCTGTCGGGGCAGGAGGCGATCGAGCTGCGCCGCTGGGTCACCGGCCCCGAATCGGGATCGCGCGGGCGCCGTCGGGGGCTCGCCGCGCGGCTTTCGGACGTCGCCAGCTATGACGAGGAGGGCGGCCGGGCGATCTCCGCCGCAGTCGATGCCGCGCGCGCGCTGCCGTCGGACGGTTGGCTCCAGCGGCTGAACGAAGGACAGCCGTTCGGCCCGATCGAAGCGTTGCTCGCGGCGGTGCGGGGGCTCACCTATGCGCGCTCGGAAAAGGAAGGCGATGCGGGCTACGGCCTCGAAACCGAACTCGCCGAGCCCGATGCGGCGCTGGTAGACGCCGCGGGCCCTGCGGGCGAGGCGCTCGACGCATTGCTGCGCCCGCTCGTCACGCTGGGGCGCCGGCTCGAGGCCGTGCTCGCCGACGCGCCCGACTGGATGGACGCGCCGGCGCGCGCGCGGATCGAGGGCGCGATCGCGTCGCTCGGCTGGCGCACCGACACCGTCGGCGCCTGGCTGGCGCTGATCGCGCGCATCGGCGGCCCCGCCGACCCGGCGTTCGTCGACTGGCTCGCGGTCGATCGGATCGAAGGACGCGAGTTCGACGTCGGGCTCCACCGCCACTGGCTCGATCCTGCCAAGCCGTTCGCCGAGACCGTCCTCAAGCCCGCGCATGGCGCGCTCGTAACCTCGGCGACGTTGCGCGCCGGCGGCGACTGGGACGTCGCCGAAGCCCGCGCGGGCGCGGTTCATCTGCCGCTGACGCCCGCGCGCTTCGAAGCGCCGAGCCCGTTCGACTATGGCAATCAGGCCGAGGTGCTGATCGTCACCGATGTGAAGCGCGGCGACATGCCTGGCCTAGCCAATGCCTATGCGCGGCTGATCGTCGCGGCGGGGGGCGGCACGCTGGGGCTGTTCACTGCGGTACGGCGGCTGCGCGCGGTGCATGCCCGGATCGCCGATCGGCTGGCGCGCGAAGGGCTTCCGCTCAATGCCCAGCATGTCGATCCGATCGATACGGGAACGCTGGTCGATATCTTCCGCGACGATCCGCGCGCCTCGCTGCTCGGCACCGATGCCTTGCGCGACGGAGTCGACGTGCCCGGCGATTCGCTGCGGCTGGTGGTGATGGAAGGCGTGCCCTGGCCCAAGCCGACGGTGCTCCACGCCGCGCGCCGGCTCGCCGACGGCGGCAAGGCCTATGACGACCGGATCGTACGTGCGCGGCTGGCGCAGGCGTTCGGCCGGCTGATTCGCCGCGCCGACGATCGGGGCACTTTCGTGCTGCTTTCCGCGGCGATGCCGACGCGGCTGCTCGCTGCCTTTCCGCCGGGCACGCCGGTCGCTCGGGTCACGCTCGACGAAGCGATTGCGCGCGTGCGGCTTTCCTCGGGCGCCGGCTTGCGGCATGAGGCCCCCGCGACTGCCTGA
- a CDS encoding NADP-dependent oxidoreductase, translating into MADTIERGSAIDSATMRAWRIHRFGGTDAFQADTLPVPQPGQGAIRVRIRATSVNPVDYKLRSGAAPFLSEDDLPAILGRDVAGEVLEVAPGVGGVDVGDRVYGMPQFPRGSYAEQVVLEPGEWARAPKSVPIETAGAVPLAALTAWQGLFDQGGLKEGQRVLIHGGSGGVGHFAVQFAVAAGAEVFATASGEHCDFVRELGADRAIDYKAERFEEIVRDADLVFDVVGGETQQRSWAVLADGGILVSTLGEPARGVPEAEGKRGAGYMAQPDSAQLRRIADMIDAGAVRVHVAQSFALDDIAAAQQAAEKKDFVGKIAVTV; encoded by the coding sequence ATGGCCGATACGATCGAGCGCGGCAGCGCTATCGACAGTGCGACGATGCGCGCGTGGCGCATCCACCGTTTCGGGGGAACCGACGCATTCCAGGCTGATACGCTGCCCGTGCCGCAGCCGGGGCAGGGGGCAATCCGGGTGCGGATCCGCGCCACCAGCGTGAACCCGGTAGATTACAAGCTGCGCTCCGGGGCGGCGCCATTCCTTTCCGAAGACGATCTTCCCGCCATCCTCGGCCGCGATGTGGCAGGCGAGGTGCTGGAAGTCGCGCCGGGCGTCGGCGGCGTCGACGTCGGCGACCGCGTGTACGGCATGCCGCAGTTCCCGCGCGGCAGCTATGCCGAGCAGGTGGTGCTGGAGCCGGGCGAATGGGCGCGTGCACCCAAATCGGTTCCGATCGAAACCGCGGGCGCGGTACCGCTCGCGGCGCTCACCGCCTGGCAGGGGCTGTTCGATCAGGGCGGCCTGAAGGAAGGCCAGCGCGTGCTGATCCACGGCGGATCGGGCGGCGTGGGGCATTTCGCGGTGCAGTTCGCGGTGGCGGCGGGCGCCGAGGTGTTCGCCACGGCTTCGGGCGAGCATTGCGACTTCGTGCGCGAGCTCGGCGCCGACCGCGCGATCGATTACAAGGCGGAGCGGTTCGAGGAAATCGTGCGCGACGCCGATCTGGTGTTCGACGTGGTTGGCGGCGAGACGCAGCAGCGCAGCTGGGCGGTGCTGGCCGACGGCGGCATTCTGGTTTCGACGCTGGGCGAGCCGGCGCGCGGCGTGCCGGAGGCGGAGGGGAAGCGCGGCGCCGGATATATGGCGCAGCCCGACAGCGCCCAGCTGCGCCGGATCGCCGACATGATCGACGCGGGCGCAGTGCGCGTCCATGTCGCGCAGAGCTTCGCGCTCGACGACATCGCGGCAGCGCAGCAGGCGGCAGAGAAGAAGGATTTCGTCGGGAAGATCGCAGTGACGGTGTGA
- a CDS encoding lysine--tRNA ligase — MTDRSELRAAALASKAWPFEEARRLLKRYENAPPAKGHVLFECGYGPSGLPHIGTFNEVLRTTMVRHAFETLSDIPTRLVEFSDDMDGMRKVPDNVPNQEMLREHLGKPLSRVPDPFGTHESFAAHNNALLREFLDRYGFDYEFVSSTERYTSGAFDDALRNVLRNYQAILDIMLPTLRAERAATYSPVLPVSPKSGIVLQVPVEVVDAEAGLVRFEDDGETVEQCIFKGGAKLQWKVDWAMRWVALDVDYEMYGKDLTDSGVQSGKIARVLGGRKPEGLIYEMFLDEKGEKISKSKGNGLSLEEWLTYGPEESVAFYAYREPKKAKQLHLGVIPRAVDEYWQFRANYPEQPIEQKLGNPVHHIHNGDVPAEALPVTFGLLLNLVGVMGEASKEQVWGYLANYLPDAAPEAHPALDRLIGYALAYARDFVAPTLKRRAPEGVEIEALQRLDAELAGLPGGASAEDIQNIVYEIGKTGGFETLRDWFKALYETLLGSAQGPRMGSFIALYGIAGTRALIAQALARTT; from the coding sequence ATGACCGATCGATCCGAACTCCGCGCCGCCGCGCTCGCATCCAAGGCCTGGCCCTTCGAAGAGGCGCGCAGGCTGCTCAAGCGCTACGAGAATGCGCCGCCGGCCAAGGGGCATGTGCTGTTCGAATGCGGCTATGGCCCGTCGGGGCTGCCGCACATCGGCACGTTCAACGAAGTGCTGCGCACGACGATGGTGCGGCATGCGTTCGAGACGCTGTCCGACATTCCGACCCGGCTGGTCGAATTCAGCGACGACATGGACGGCATGCGCAAGGTGCCCGACAATGTGCCGAACCAGGAAATGCTGCGCGAGCATCTGGGCAAGCCGCTGAGCCGCGTGCCCGATCCGTTCGGCACCCACGAGAGCTTCGCGGCGCACAACAACGCGCTGCTGCGCGAATTCCTCGATCGCTACGGCTTCGACTATGAATTCGTTTCCTCGACCGAGCGCTATACCAGCGGTGCGTTCGACGATGCGCTGCGCAACGTGCTGCGCAACTATCAGGCGATCCTCGACATCATGCTGCCGACGCTGCGCGCCGAGCGTGCGGCGACCTATTCGCCCGTCCTGCCGGTGAGCCCGAAGAGCGGGATCGTGCTGCAGGTGCCGGTCGAGGTGGTCGATGCCGAAGCCGGGCTGGTGCGGTTCGAGGATGACGGCGAGACCGTCGAGCAGTGCATCTTCAAGGGCGGCGCCAAGCTGCAGTGGAAGGTCGACTGGGCGATGCGCTGGGTGGCGCTGGATGTCGATTACGAAATGTACGGCAAGGACCTGACCGACAGCGGCGTGCAATCGGGCAAGATCGCGCGGGTGCTGGGTGGGCGGAAGCCCGAGGGGCTGATCTACGAGATGTTCCTCGACGAGAAGGGCGAGAAGATCAGCAAATCGAAGGGCAATGGCCTCAGCCTCGAGGAATGGCTGACCTATGGCCCCGAGGAATCGGTCGCCTTCTATGCCTATCGCGAGCCCAAGAAGGCCAAGCAGCTGCACCTGGGCGTCATCCCGCGCGCGGTCGACGAATATTGGCAGTTCCGCGCCAATTATCCCGAGCAGCCGATCGAGCAGAAGCTCGGCAATCCGGTGCACCATATCCACAATGGCGACGTGCCCGCCGAGGCGCTGCCGGTCACCTTCGGGCTGCTGCTCAACCTGGTCGGCGTGATGGGCGAGGCGAGCAAGGAGCAGGTGTGGGGCTATCTCGCCAACTATCTGCCCGATGCCGCGCCGGAAGCGCATCCCGCGCTCGACCGGCTGATCGGCTATGCGCTTGCCTATGCCCGCGATTTCGTCGCGCCGACGCTCAAGCGCCGTGCCCCCGAGGGCGTGGAGATCGAGGCGCTGCAGCGGCTCGACGCCGAGCTGGCGGGCCTGCCGGGGGGCGCATCGGCCGAGGACATCCAGAACATCGTCTATGAGATCGGCAAGACCGGCGGCTTCGAGACTCTGCGCGACTGGTTCAAGGCGCTGTACGAGACGTTGCTCGGATCCGCACAGGGGCCGCGGATGGGGAGCTTCATCGCGCTCTATGGCATCGCGGGCACGCGCGCGCTGATCGCGCAGGCGCTGGCGCGCACGACATAG
- a CDS encoding DUF389 domain-containing protein translates to MEASAGLSIRRNPLIDWWREHVVQSVDHVRVIDKLRGESSWGGRYAFMTLMSAGIAVLGLLLSSPAVVIGAMLISPLMGPIIGLGFGLATFDGVEIRTSSIALALGVVLAVLFSALVVALSPLQNVTEEIAARTRPNLFDLMVALFSALAGAYAMVRGREGTVVGVAIATALMPPLSVIGFGLATLNWTVFAGSTLLFFTNLMTIVGAAAIVARFYGFGAHLSPQHTMLQTVLVFGSFIALAIPLGFTLNQIAWEVTTSARARDVVLAQFEGGARISQIDVAFNVEPLRVEATVLTPEFSRDAEAGAAATLRQLVRRDVAVEIEQVQVGTAGQAEAEQIASAQASARQSAADQVAARVTEQLALIAGVDGSAVVTDRGNRRAVVNAQPLPGASLSAYRTLETRVAAAASDWSVTLVPPAAPLPPVPFGPEGPDSDGREAIATAAWGARRLNLPIGVAGADARVEAVVEALRDAGARAEPIDGAGTPAGAVRLRWLAPADIAAALP, encoded by the coding sequence ATGGAAGCATCCGCCGGTCTCAGTATCCGCCGCAATCCCCTGATCGACTGGTGGCGCGAACATGTCGTCCAATCGGTCGATCACGTCCGGGTGATCGACAAGCTTCGCGGCGAATCCAGCTGGGGCGGCCGCTATGCGTTCATGACGCTGATGTCGGCCGGGATCGCGGTGCTCGGGCTGCTGCTCTCCTCGCCGGCGGTGGTGATCGGCGCGATGCTCATTTCGCCGCTGATGGGGCCGATCATCGGCTTGGGCTTCGGCCTCGCCACCTTCGACGGAGTCGAGATCCGCACCTCGAGCATCGCGCTCGCGCTCGGCGTGGTGCTCGCCGTGCTCTTCTCCGCGCTCGTCGTTGCCCTGTCGCCGCTCCAGAACGTCACCGAAGAGATCGCGGCGCGCACGCGCCCCAATCTCTTCGATCTGATGGTGGCGCTCTTCTCCGCGCTCGCCGGGGCCTATGCGATGGTGCGCGGCCGCGAGGGCACGGTGGTGGGCGTCGCCATCGCCACCGCGCTGATGCCGCCGCTGTCGGTGATCGGCTTCGGCCTCGCCACGCTCAACTGGACCGTGTTCGCCGGATCGACGCTGCTCTTCTTCACCAACCTGATGACGATCGTCGGCGCGGCCGCGATCGTCGCCCGCTTCTACGGCTTCGGCGCGCACCTCTCGCCGCAGCACACGATGCTGCAGACGGTGCTGGTGTTCGGCAGCTTCATCGCGCTCGCCATTCCGCTCGGCTTCACGCTCAACCAGATCGCCTGGGAAGTGACCACTTCGGCCCGCGCGCGCGACGTGGTCCTCGCGCAGTTCGAAGGCGGCGCCCGGATCAGCCAGATCGACGTCGCCTTCAACGTCGAGCCGCTGCGGGTCGAGGCGACGGTGCTGACCCCGGAGTTCTCGCGCGACGCCGAAGCGGGCGCCGCCGCGACGCTGCGCCAGCTGGTCCGCCGCGACGTCGCCGTCGAGATCGAGCAGGTCCAGGTCGGCACCGCCGGCCAGGCCGAAGCCGAGCAGATCGCCTCGGCCCAGGCGAGCGCGCGCCAGAGCGCGGCCGATCAGGTCGCCGCGCGCGTCACCGAGCAGCTTGCGCTGATCGCCGGGGTCGACGGCAGCGCAGTCGTCACCGATCGGGGCAATCGCCGCGCGGTCGTCAATGCCCAGCCGCTGCCGGGCGCGAGCCTCTCCGCCTATCGCACGCTGGAGACGCGCGTGGCGGCCGCCGCGAGCGACTGGAGCGTCACGCTGGTGCCGCCTGCGGCGCCGCTGCCACCGGTACCGTTCGGCCCGGAAGGGCCGGACAGCGACGGGCGGGAGGCGATCGCCACCGCGGCGTGGGGCGCGCGGCGGCTCAACCTGCCGATCGGGGTCGCGGGCGCCGATGCGCGCGTCGAAGCGGTCGTCGAAGCGCTGCGCGACGCCGGCGCCCGTGCCGAACCGATCGACGGCGCTGGCACGCCCGCCGGCGCGGTCCGGCTGCGCTGGCTCGCTCCGGCGGACATCGCCGCGGCGCTCCCCTAG
- the nhaA gene encoding Na+/H+ antiporter NhaA, producing the protein MMEQKPARRTRSALRDFLHSEASGGIVLIAAAVLAMVAANLPATADAYFGFLHFHTGPVISPKYGDMTVHLWINDALMAIFFLLVGLEIKREFVDGRLASWEHRRMPVVAAAAGMVVPAVIYLGVTWGDDTLVSGWAIPAATDIAFAIGVLALLGKRAPTSLKLFLTTVAIVDDMGAVAIIAIAYTAGLNTLALFAAAVVLLVMYVLNRSGVKRLWIYLAFAVVLWYFVFLSGVHATIAGVLTAMMIPITKSPAAPDDADSPLHKLEHAIAPWSAYAIVPLFGFANAGVSLAGLTPAVLLLPLPLGIALGLFLGKQIGILGSIWLATRLRFAPKPSGCTWAQIYGVSMLAGIGFTMSLFIGGLAFPGNELLVDEVKLGVLSGSILSALGGYLVLRFAPSPRRLALHRRAKRQHAPRV; encoded by the coding sequence ATGATGGAGCAGAAACCGGCCCGCCGCACGCGCTCGGCGCTGCGCGATTTCCTGCACAGCGAGGCATCGGGCGGCATCGTCCTGATCGCCGCGGCGGTGCTCGCGATGGTGGCGGCGAACCTGCCGGCGACTGCGGACGCCTATTTCGGCTTCCTCCATTTCCATACCGGCCCGGTGATTTCGCCGAAATACGGCGACATGACTGTGCATCTGTGGATCAACGATGCGTTGATGGCGATCTTCTTCCTGCTCGTCGGGCTGGAGATCAAGCGCGAGTTCGTCGACGGCCGGCTCGCGAGCTGGGAACATCGGCGGATGCCGGTGGTCGCCGCAGCGGCCGGGATGGTCGTGCCGGCGGTGATCTATCTCGGCGTCACCTGGGGCGACGACACGCTGGTGAGCGGCTGGGCGATCCCGGCGGCGACCGACATCGCTTTCGCGATCGGCGTGCTGGCGCTGCTCGGCAAGCGCGCGCCTACGTCGCTCAAGCTGTTCCTGACGACGGTGGCGATCGTCGACGACATGGGAGCGGTGGCGATCATCGCAATCGCCTATACCGCCGGGCTCAACACGCTGGCGCTGTTCGCCGCGGCGGTGGTGCTGCTGGTGATGTATGTGCTCAACCGCAGCGGTGTGAAGCGGCTGTGGATCTACCTCGCCTTCGCCGTGGTGCTCTGGTATTTCGTGTTCCTCTCGGGCGTGCACGCGACGATCGCGGGCGTGCTGACCGCGATGATGATCCCGATCACCAAGTCGCCCGCCGCGCCGGACGACGCCGATTCGCCGCTCCACAAGCTGGAGCATGCGATCGCCCCCTGGTCGGCCTATGCGATCGTGCCGCTGTTCGGATTCGCGAACGCCGGCGTTTCGCTCGCCGGCCTCACGCCCGCGGTACTGCTGCTTCCGCTCCCGCTCGGCATCGCGCTGGGCCTGTTCCTGGGCAAGCAGATCGGCATCCTCGGCAGCATCTGGCTGGCCACGCGGCTGCGGTTCGCGCCGAAGCCGTCGGGCTGCACCTGGGCGCAGATCTACGGCGTCTCGATGCTCGCGGGCATCGGCTTCACGATGAGCCTGTTCATCGGCGGCCTCGCCTTCCCGGGCAACGAGCTGCTGGTCGACGAAGTGAAGCTGGGCGTGCTTTCGGGATCGATCCTGTCGGCGCTGGGCGGGTACCTGGTGCTGCGCTTCGCCCCGTCGCCGCGCCGGCTGGCGCTGCACCGGCGCGCGAAGCGACAGCACGCTCCCCGCGTCTGA
- a CDS encoding histone deacetylase family protein, translating to MRCFFDARQLAHAPARELHNGSYVPYAESPARAEALRRALGSVEQPADRGEAPLRAVHTAEYLNFLKTVAERWRAAGRPGDAGGYVWPVVGRRPLRLERVDALIGRYSFDASTPITPETWQATYWGSQSALAATQAVLDGARTAFALSRPPGHHAGADYCGGYCYLNHAAVVAQAARDAGRARVAILDIDYHHGNGTQDIFWERGDVFYASVHADPATDYPFYWGHEDETGEGAGAGATLNLPLAQGAALEQFRRAQGRALEAIARFGPDFLVLSFGADSYAGDPISHFALETDDYAVLARDIAACGWPTAVVMEGGYAVDALGANVASLLSGF from the coding sequence GTGCGCTGCTTCTTCGACGCGCGTCAACTGGCACATGCGCCCGCGCGCGAGCTGCACAACGGCAGCTATGTGCCCTATGCCGAATCGCCCGCGCGCGCCGAGGCGCTGCGCCGCGCACTGGGGTCCGTCGAGCAGCCCGCGGACCGCGGCGAGGCGCCGCTACGCGCGGTCCATACCGCCGAGTATCTCAATTTCCTCAAGACCGTGGCGGAGCGCTGGCGCGCGGCCGGGCGACCGGGCGATGCCGGCGGCTATGTCTGGCCGGTCGTCGGACGCCGTCCGCTGCGGCTCGAGCGTGTCGACGCGCTGATCGGCCGCTATAGCTTCGACGCATCCACGCCGATCACGCCGGAAACGTGGCAGGCGACCTATTGGGGGAGCCAGAGCGCGCTGGCGGCGACGCAGGCGGTGCTGGACGGCGCACGCACCGCCTTTGCGCTGTCGCGCCCGCCCGGCCATCATGCCGGCGCCGATTATTGCGGCGGCTATTGCTATCTCAACCATGCCGCGGTCGTGGCGCAGGCGGCGCGCGACGCGGGCCGCGCGCGCGTCGCGATCCTCGACATCGACTATCACCACGGCAACGGCACGCAGGACATTTTCTGGGAGCGCGGCGACGTGTTCTACGCGTCGGTCCACGCCGATCCGGCGACCGACTATCCCTTCTACTGGGGGCATGAAGACGAGACCGGCGAAGGCGCGGGTGCCGGCGCGACGCTGAACCTGCCGCTCGCGCAGGGCGCCGCGCTCGAGCAGTTCCGCCGCGCGCAGGGCCGGGCGCTGGAAGCGATCGCGCGCTTCGGCCCGGACTTTCTCGTGCTGAGCTTCGGCGCGGATAGCTATGCCGGAGATCCGATCTCGCACTTCGCGCTGGAAACCGACGATTACGCAGTGCTGGCGCGCGACATCGCGGCATGCGGCTGGCCGACCGCGGTGGTGATGGAAGGCGGCTATGCGGTCGACGCGCTGGGCGCCAATGTGGCGAGCCTGTTGAGCGGGTTCTGA